The following DNA comes from Thermococcus piezophilus.
TGAGCATCCCAATCATTGCGAAGAGTGTCCCGAGGGATTCCTGCTCCATGCTTCTCCATTTCTCTTTTGGGGTTATAAATTCTCAGGAGGGTGCGGCGATTGATGTTCCTCAAGCGGCGCAGCTCAAATCGAGAAAGAGTATGTCCCCCCATATATTGGATTTTGTCCAATGGAATATAAAAACTACAGGTTGTGGGTATGTACGTAATAAAGATAGAAAAAAGTCAGACTCAACGTAACAACCTTTAAATAGGACGGAACGTAATAGTAATAGGGAGGTACCGTGAAGCATGTAATTCTTGGACCATTAAACCTGAGGCGCTTAGAAGCCTTTGGATTCGCGCTTATGGTAGTTGTTATTGTCTTGCTCTCAGTCAGCATCCTTGGAGTTTCATACCAGCTCCAGGAGGAGGTAGTAATACCGCCCGGGGATTATTACATATATGAAATCCAAGGTTACGAGTGGAGTATGGTCTATTTCTCAATAACCTCCGATAATCCTGTGACGATATGTATCACAGACGACACCGGCCTCAGCATGCTAGAATCCGGGAGGGGTGCCCTCTGCTTCTTTAAGGTAGATAACACGTACAGTCTGGAAAGGACCTGGAGATTCCCGAAGAACGGTTCCATGTACCTGGTCATGATGTCTGATTCAGCCGAGGGGCCCACCAAAGTTCAGTTTTTGGTAAGATTAGGGATTATTCCGTGGTGAGCAATAAAAGCCTTCAAATAACAGGAGCCGTTTCATGGAGGATGCCGTTTTGGTGAGGCTTTCAATTGAGAAATGGCCTGAGAAGTGGGAAGGGTGGTTGTGGAGCCGGGAGCGGGATTTGAACCCGCGACCTGCGGATTACGAGTCCGCCGCCCTGCCGAGCTAGGCTACCCCGGCACCCGATGTTAAGGGCTTCGGAGACATTTATAAGTTTTTCTCAGGGAGTCCCAAAGAGATTGTTGACGAGCTGGCTCCAGTGCTGAGGGGCGGCAGCGAGGAAGAGGGCGATGACGCCGATGAAGAAACTGACCAGTGTCAGCCGTTTTAGATAAGAGAGCTCCAGCCTGCACAGGATGGCCGGGAGCTTTGGAGAATAGCCCACGAGGAGCCTTGAAACGATTCCCGCAAGGAGCATCCCTGTGACTATATCATAAATCCAGTGGTGGCCGAGGAGGAGCGTGGCAAAGGGTATTAACGAGTTGATGGCTATGATAGTCGCGCCTGTCTTCTCCTTTCTGTACTTCCAGAGGGTGATTATGTTCACCATGGCGAAGGTGTTATGGAGAGAAGGCAGAACGAACTCCTGCCTCGTCAGATAGTTATTCTCGGATATGTAGCCTGGAAGGTTGTAGACCAGATGTGGTGCGTGGACATGGAAGAGGATGTATATCACTCCAGCCACGGAATAGGAGAGCAGATATCGAATAAAGAGCTCGTCCGATGTCTCCAAATCCCTTTTGTAAAGGAGTAGATATGCAACGACGAGAGCGATTGACCCTGAGAAGCCCAGGTAATAAACTGCCTCAAGGAGCCAGTATATGAGAGGAACACTTTTTGTAAACCCCACAAGGCTAACCACAAAATCCCTGGAGGTGAACGGAAGCTTCAAGAGA
Coding sequences within:
- a CDS encoding phosphatase PAP2 family protein; the encoded protein is MLKVRELVNDWEVLVRLNSFFLSYFGWLLFGLAYGFLGRYSVDLTDYLLKLPFTSRDFVVSLVGFTKSVPLIYWLLEAVYYLGFSGSIALVVAYLLLYKRDLETSDELFIRYLLSYSVAGVIYILFHVHAPHLVYNLPGYISENNYLTRQEFVLPSLHNTFAMVNIITLWKYRKEKTGATIIAINSLIPFATLLLGHHWIYDIVTGMLLAGIVSRLLVGYSPKLPAILCRLELSYLKRLTLVSFFIGVIALFLAAAPQHWSQLVNNLFGTP